Proteins from a single region of Shinella zoogloeoides:
- a CDS encoding ATP-binding protein, giving the protein MRRKTLQEDHVKHLLAEIGRITAALERLAGPAPAVNDWNAADVFVWVPARLQVQPVKRPNRIDIDLIRGVDHVRDILVDNTVRFARGLPANNVLLWGARGMGKSSLVKSVHALAAKETASGLKLIEVHREDIATLPALLDVLKDAPFPAIIFCDDLSFDHDDTSYKSLKAALDGGVEGRPDNVLLYATSNRRHLLPRNMIENEQSTAINPSEAVEEKVSLSDRFGLWLGFYKCSQTEYLEMIDGYAGHFDLDLPQEQLHAEALEWATTRGSRSGRVAWQYVQDLAGRLGKSLNR; this is encoded by the coding sequence ATGAGGAGAAAGACCTTGCAGGAAGATCACGTCAAGCATCTGCTGGCCGAAATCGGCCGCATCACCGCCGCACTGGAACGCCTCGCCGGCCCCGCCCCCGCGGTCAACGACTGGAACGCCGCCGACGTCTTCGTCTGGGTCCCGGCGCGCCTTCAGGTACAGCCCGTCAAGCGGCCGAACCGTATCGACATCGACCTCATTCGCGGCGTGGACCACGTGCGCGACATCCTCGTCGACAATACGGTGCGCTTCGCCCGCGGCCTGCCGGCCAACAACGTGCTGCTGTGGGGCGCGCGCGGCATGGGCAAATCCTCGCTGGTCAAGTCCGTACACGCACTCGCCGCGAAGGAAACCGCAAGCGGCCTGAAGCTTATCGAGGTGCATCGCGAGGATATCGCCACCCTGCCCGCGCTGCTCGACGTTTTGAAGGATGCGCCCTTCCCGGCCATCATCTTCTGCGACGACCTGTCCTTCGACCATGACGACACGTCCTACAAGTCGCTCAAGGCGGCGCTGGACGGCGGCGTCGAGGGCCGGCCGGACAATGTGCTGCTCTACGCCACCTCGAACCGCCGGCACCTCCTGCCGCGCAACATGATCGAGAACGAGCAGTCGACCGCCATCAACCCGTCGGAGGCCGTGGAGGAGAAGGTCTCGCTCTCCGACCGCTTCGGTCTCTGGCTCGGCTTCTACAAGTGCAGCCAGACGGAATATCTCGAAATGATCGACGGCTATGCCGGCCATTTCGACCTCGACCTGCCGCAGGAGCAGCTCCACGCCGAGGCGCTCGAATGGGCCACCACGCGCGGCTCGCGCTCGGGCCGCGTCGCCTGGCAATATGTGCAGGACCTGGCGGGCCGCCTCGGCAAATCGCTCAACAGGTGA
- a CDS encoding phytoene/squalene synthase family protein, with protein sequence MTDKRQENDAHCLTVLRDTDRDRYLACLLAPAEKRGALAALYAFNAEIARVRDLVREALPGEIRLQWWRDLLEGSADGDAMANPLAAGLLACVEEHRLPVAVLTDMIEARIFDVYNDPMESRSALEGYAGETASALIQLASLILDPQNAPQSAEAAGHAGVAQTVAGTLLMLPIHRRRGQVYLPADLMAATGLTPEALLGGSDRQAAARAVEAFVGLGREHLAKARAANGISAANRPAFLPVALVPHVLRAAEKAGADTLERALQPAQWRRQWWMWRALSRGPF encoded by the coding sequence GTGACGGACAAGAGACAGGAAAACGACGCGCATTGCCTGACGGTGCTTCGCGATACCGATCGCGATCGCTATCTGGCCTGCCTGCTGGCGCCGGCCGAAAAGCGCGGCGCACTGGCGGCGCTCTATGCCTTCAACGCCGAGATCGCGCGGGTGCGCGACCTGGTGCGCGAGGCGCTTCCCGGTGAAATTCGCCTGCAATGGTGGCGCGACCTTCTGGAGGGCTCCGCCGATGGCGACGCCATGGCCAATCCGCTCGCCGCCGGCCTGCTGGCCTGCGTGGAGGAGCACCGGCTGCCCGTCGCCGTGCTGACGGACATGATCGAGGCGCGCATCTTCGACGTCTACAACGACCCGATGGAAAGCCGTTCGGCGCTGGAAGGCTATGCCGGCGAAACGGCCTCGGCGCTCATCCAGCTCGCAAGCCTCATCCTCGACCCGCAGAATGCGCCGCAATCGGCGGAGGCCGCCGGCCATGCCGGCGTGGCGCAGACGGTGGCCGGAACGCTGCTCATGCTGCCGATCCACCGCCGGCGGGGGCAGGTCTATCTGCCGGCCGATCTCATGGCCGCGACGGGCCTGACGCCGGAAGCCCTGCTCGGCGGTAGCGACAGGCAGGCGGCGGCGCGCGCCGTCGAGGCCTTCGTCGGCCTTGGCCGCGAGCATCTGGCCAAGGCGCGGGCCGCCAATGGCATATCGGCGGCCAACCGTCCGGCCTTCCTGCCCGTCGCGCTCGTGCCACATGTGCTGCGCGCTGCGGAAAAGGCCGGTGCGGATACGCTCGAACGTGCCTTGCAGCCGGCGCAATGGCGGCGGCAATGGTGGATGTGGCGGGCGCTCAGCCGCGGCCCGTTCTGA
- a CDS encoding Mth938-like domain-containing protein: protein MAKGIEIREAHFPGRAPIDAYGNGGFRFADMSHRGSILCLPSGIHGWDKAGETPLTLADLTRVLDEAGEIEVLLVGTGKEICPLSPEIKAALRERNIRSDPMSTGAAVRTFNVMLAESRAVAAALIAV, encoded by the coding sequence ATGGCTAAGGGCATCGAAATCCGGGAGGCGCATTTCCCCGGGCGTGCGCCGATCGACGCATATGGCAATGGCGGCTTCCGCTTCGCCGACATGTCGCATCGCGGCTCCATCCTCTGCCTGCCGTCGGGCATCCACGGCTGGGACAAGGCCGGGGAAACGCCGCTGACGCTCGCCGACCTCACGCGCGTGCTGGACGAGGCGGGGGAGATCGAGGTCCTGCTCGTCGGCACCGGCAAGGAAATCTGCCCGCTGTCGCCGGAAATCAAGGCGGCGCTGCGCGAGCGGAACATCCGTTCCGACCCGATGAGCACGGGCGCGGCCGTGCGCACGTTCAACGTCATGCTGGCCGAGAGCCGGGCGGTCGCCGCCGCGCTTATCGCCGTGTGA
- the trmFO gene encoding methylenetetrahydrofolate--tRNA-(uracil(54)-C(5))-methyltransferase (FADH(2)-oxidizing) TrmFO, translating to MTKTSSLSPIHVIGGGLAGSEAAWQIAEAGIPVILHEMRGVRGTDAHKTDGLAELVCSNSFRSDDATSNAVGVLHAEMRLAGSLIMRSADANQVPAGGALAVDRDGFSIAVTAALESHPLITIAREEVTGLPPEDWDQAIIATGPLTAPSLAESIQARTGADSLAFFDAIAPIVHTQSIDMDVCWYQSRYDKVGPGGTGKDYINCPMDEAQYNAFIDALIAGDTTGFKEWEGTPYFDGCLPIEVMAERGRETLRHGPMKPMGLTNAHNPTVKPYAVVQLRQDNALGTLYNMVGFQTKLKYGAQAEIFRLIPGLENAEFARLGGLHRNTYINSPTLLDRSLTLKGRPGLRFAGQITGCEGYVESASIGLLAGRFAAAERRGETPSLPPETTAFGALLNHITGGHIVSEDEPGKRSFQPMNVNFGLFPPLEPGAVVRPEGLKRFRGKDKALAKKHATAARALEDCARWLGR from the coding sequence ATGACAAAGACCTCCTCCCTCAGCCCCATCCACGTTATCGGCGGCGGCCTTGCCGGTTCCGAAGCCGCCTGGCAGATCGCCGAAGCCGGCATTCCCGTCATCCTGCATGAAATGCGTGGCGTGCGCGGCACGGATGCCCACAAGACGGACGGCCTTGCCGAACTCGTCTGCTCCAATTCCTTCCGCTCGGACGACGCCACCAGCAATGCGGTCGGCGTGCTGCATGCGGAAATGCGGCTTGCCGGTTCGCTGATCATGCGCTCGGCCGATGCCAACCAGGTGCCGGCCGGCGGGGCGCTCGCCGTCGACCGCGACGGCTTCTCCATCGCCGTCACTGCCGCGCTGGAAAGCCATCCGCTGATCACCATCGCGCGCGAGGAAGTGACGGGCCTGCCGCCGGAGGACTGGGACCAGGCGATCATCGCCACCGGCCCCCTCACCGCGCCCTCGCTCGCCGAGAGCATCCAGGCCCGCACAGGCGCCGATTCGCTTGCCTTCTTCGACGCCATCGCGCCGATCGTCCATACGCAGAGCATCGACATGGATGTCTGCTGGTATCAGTCGCGCTACGACAAGGTCGGCCCCGGCGGCACGGGCAAGGACTATATCAACTGCCCGATGGACGAGGCGCAGTACAACGCCTTCATCGATGCGTTGATCGCCGGCGATACGACCGGCTTCAAGGAATGGGAAGGCACCCCATATTTCGACGGCTGCCTGCCGATCGAGGTGATGGCGGAGCGCGGCCGCGAGACGCTGCGCCACGGTCCGATGAAGCCCATGGGCCTCACCAACGCGCATAACCCGACAGTCAAGCCCTATGCGGTCGTCCAGCTTCGGCAGGACAATGCGCTCGGCACGCTCTACAACATGGTCGGTTTCCAGACGAAGCTGAAATACGGCGCGCAGGCCGAAATCTTCCGCCTCATTCCCGGCCTCGAAAATGCGGAATTCGCCCGCCTCGGCGGCCTTCACCGTAATACCTACATCAATTCGCCGACGCTGCTCGACCGCTCCCTGACGCTGAAGGGCCGGCCGGGCCTGCGTTTTGCCGGGCAGATCACCGGCTGCGAAGGCTATGTCGAAAGCGCCAGCATCGGCCTGCTCGCCGGCCGCTTCGCCGCCGCCGAGCGCCGTGGGGAAACGCCGTCGCTACCGCCCGAAACGACGGCCTTCGGCGCGCTGCTGAACCATATCACCGGCGGCCATATCGTTTCAGAGGACGAGCCGGGCAAGCGCTCCTTCCAGCCGATGAATGTCAATTTCGGCCTGTTCCCTCCGCTGGAGCCGGGCGCGGTGGTACGGCCGGAAGGCCTGAAACGGTTCCGAGGCAAGGACAAGGCGCTCGCCAAGAAACATGCGACCGCCGCCCGCGCGCTGGAAGACTGCGCCCGCTGGCTGGGGCGCTGA
- the secD gene encoding protein translocase subunit SecD — translation MQQSARWKTVSFWLVLVASLVVILPSLLPAGMAAGLPGWMGAHRLVPGLDLTGGSRLVLEVSRADITEERLRAGVGTIGDALRAAGVAYSDLNGSEDAIDVTVTAPDRIDAARQTLTGLGLGALSEPENGQFRIVLPSEAIDEAVGAASLGAVDAVRRRVESLDIPSLLVSRGERDRIVVSMPGLTDPQRVKDMLAQVGRLSARLVDDSMPVNTAIEDGPPEGSEVLYSTGEPPVGYLVKRADLFTAVDVASAQPAANGEAFIEFVLKGEAAERLAAFTQENSGRTVAILLDDQVISTSQIQGAIVDGVGRLSGDFDAEGAANIARIVASGPLPAPLTIIEERSIEPALGTTSVGTVVLALAAAVAAVVAFMTIFYGVLGVIASLSLFFNVLVTFAVLALVGAPISLSMIAGVVLTVGVTVDASVLIFERIREEVRNGRSLADAVAIGFGRARRTVVDASVTMLIAVAVLLVLSAAPVRAFALTVAIGLLATLFTTFTLTRGLVRAWLGRSHATHLPKGVRTGVFDRLNLRFMAVRNVVFLVTAALSLVIAGLLVLGELRLGIDFTGGAAVEIQAKSGTADLFDISARLADAGIDVQSIDTHGNDRRALVRLSSMGEGENAEQTSVLVARGELEDAYDFRRVEVVGPAISGELIDTATIGFVAGLLALVAYIWIRFEWHFAIGAVIALAHDVFFTLGFLAIADIEFNVSAVAALLTVAGYSLNDTMVVYHRIRENLRHFKHMPLPILIDDAINRTLSRTVLTSATTLIALAALALFGGEAIRTFALTLLFGVAIGTLSSIYIAGPVLILFRLRPEHYRPGKGGKGPVAEATGANG, via the coding sequence ATGCAGCAATCCGCCCGCTGGAAGACCGTTTCTTTCTGGCTCGTCCTTGTGGCGAGCCTTGTCGTCATCCTGCCGAGCCTGTTGCCGGCAGGCATGGCTGCCGGCCTTCCCGGATGGATGGGCGCGCATCGCCTCGTCCCCGGCCTCGACCTGACCGGCGGCTCTCGACTCGTTCTTGAAGTTTCACGCGCGGATATTACCGAAGAGCGGCTGCGTGCCGGCGTTGGAACCATCGGCGACGCGCTTCGTGCCGCGGGCGTTGCCTATAGCGATCTCAACGGTTCGGAAGACGCCATCGACGTGACCGTGACGGCGCCCGATCGCATCGATGCGGCGCGCCAGACGCTCACGGGCCTCGGCCTTGGTGCTCTCAGCGAACCGGAGAACGGCCAGTTCCGCATCGTCCTGCCCTCCGAGGCCATCGACGAGGCGGTCGGCGCCGCTTCCCTGGGTGCGGTGGATGCGGTGCGTCGCCGCGTCGAAAGCCTCGATATCCCGTCCCTTCTGGTGTCGCGCGGCGAGCGCGACCGCATCGTGGTCTCCATGCCGGGGCTGACCGATCCGCAGCGTGTCAAGGACATGCTGGCGCAGGTCGGCCGGCTCTCCGCCCGGCTGGTCGATGACAGCATGCCCGTCAACACCGCGATAGAAGACGGCCCGCCGGAAGGCTCCGAAGTGCTCTATTCCACCGGCGAACCCCCGGTCGGCTATCTGGTGAAGCGCGCAGACCTCTTCACCGCCGTCGACGTGGCCTCGGCGCAGCCCGCGGCCAATGGCGAAGCCTTCATCGAATTCGTGCTCAAGGGAGAGGCGGCCGAGCGGCTTGCGGCCTTCACGCAGGAAAACAGCGGGCGAACCGTCGCCATCCTGCTCGACGATCAGGTCATCTCCACCTCGCAGATACAGGGTGCCATCGTCGATGGCGTCGGCAGGCTTTCCGGCGATTTCGATGCCGAGGGCGCGGCGAATATCGCGCGCATCGTCGCGAGCGGGCCGTTGCCCGCGCCGCTCACCATCATCGAGGAACGTTCCATCGAGCCGGCGCTCGGCACGACCTCGGTCGGAACGGTCGTGCTTGCGCTTGCCGCCGCCGTCGCGGCGGTCGTCGCCTTCATGACGATCTTCTACGGCGTGCTCGGCGTCATCGCCTCGCTCTCGCTGTTCTTCAACGTGCTGGTGACCTTCGCCGTTCTGGCGCTCGTCGGCGCGCCGATCTCGCTCTCCATGATCGCCGGCGTGGTGCTGACCGTCGGTGTCACGGTCGATGCCAGCGTGCTGATCTTCGAGCGTATCCGCGAGGAGGTCAGGAACGGCCGCTCGCTAGCCGACGCCGTTGCCATCGGCTTCGGCCGGGCGCGCAGGACGGTCGTCGATGCGTCCGTCACCATGCTGATCGCCGTTGCGGTTCTCCTCGTCCTGTCCGCCGCGCCCGTGCGCGCCTTCGCGCTCACCGTCGCCATCGGCCTGCTTGCGACGCTCTTCACGACCTTCACGCTGACGCGGGGCCTCGTGCGTGCCTGGCTCGGTCGCAGCCACGCGACCCATCTGCCGAAGGGCGTGCGCACCGGCGTCTTCGACCGGCTCAACCTGCGTTTCATGGCGGTGCGCAATGTGGTGTTCCTGGTGACGGCGGCGCTGTCGCTCGTCATCGCCGGCCTGCTGGTACTCGGCGAACTGCGTCTCGGCATCGATTTCACCGGCGGGGCGGCGGTGGAGATTCAGGCCAAGTCCGGCACCGCGGATCTCTTCGATATCTCCGCGCGCCTTGCGGATGCCGGCATCGATGTGCAGAGCATCGACACCCACGGCAACGACCGCCGCGCGCTGGTGCGCCTGTCCTCGATGGGCGAGGGCGAGAATGCCGAGCAGACCTCCGTCCTCGTCGCGCGCGGCGAGCTTGAGGATGCCTACGACTTCCGCCGCGTCGAGGTGGTCGGCCCGGCCATTTCGGGCGAATTGATCGATACCGCGACCATCGGCTTCGTCGCCGGCCTTCTCGCGCTCGTCGCCTATATCTGGATCCGCTTCGAATGGCACTTCGCCATAGGTGCGGTCATCGCGCTGGCGCATGACGTGTTCTTCACGCTCGGCTTCCTTGCCATCGCCGATATCGAATTCAATGTCAGCGCCGTCGCAGCGCTCCTGACGGTTGCCGGCTATTCGCTGAACGATACGATGGTCGTCTATCATCGCATCCGCGAGAATCTGCGGCATTTCAAGCATATGCCGCTGCCGATCCTCATCGACGACGCGATCAACCGCACGCTCTCGCGCACGGTCCTGACCTCGGCGACGACGCTGATCGCGCTGGCCGCGCTCGCGCTCTTCGGCGGCGAGGCGATCCGCACCTTCGCGCTGACGCTGCTCTTCGGGGTGGCGATCGGCACTCTTTCCTCTATCTACATTGCCGGGCCGGTCCTCATCCTGTTCCGCCTTCGGCCGGAACACTACCGTCCCGGCAAGGGCGGCAAGGGACCGGTTGCGGAAGCGACGGGAGCCAATGGCTAA
- the yajC gene encoding preprotein translocase subunit YajC, whose amino-acid sequence MFITEAFAQTAAPGGAAGGADILMSILPFLLIFVVMYFLIIRPQRAAMKRREELLKNIRRGDQVVTGGGIVGKVTKVVDDNELEVEVAEGVKLRVVRSGISEVRVKGEPVKE is encoded by the coding sequence ATGTTCATTACCGAGGCCTTCGCCCAGACGGCGGCACCCGGCGGGGCAGCAGGCGGCGCGGACATTCTCATGTCCATCCTGCCGTTCCTGCTGATCTTCGTGGTGATGTATTTCCTCATCATCCGCCCGCAGCGCGCAGCCATGAAGCGTCGCGAGGAGCTTCTGAAGAACATCCGCCGCGGCGACCAGGTCGTGACCGGCGGCGGCATCGTCGGCAAGGTCACCAAGGTCGTCGACGACAACGAGCTTGAAGTCGAAGTCGCCGAGGGCGTCAAGCTGCGCGTCGTGCGCAGCGGCATCAGCGAAGTCCGCGTCAAGGGCGAACCCGTCAAGGAATAA
- a CDS encoding GDYXXLXY domain-containing protein — MSASRFFRLPPLVAAVIAAALQTAVIGYMVEGRASILRSGADIRLKTLPVDPRDLLRGDYVILSYPVSTIPKSIVTGESPKGGTRARLFVRLKPGADGLWTAAGASFATLPAEEGSVVLRTLPFDYYEGSDGGVPDTLFVQYGIERYYVPEGEGKVLEEARNHEELEVEARVSKDGTAQIARLILKGEPLYEEPLY; from the coding sequence ATGAGCGCATCCCGTTTCTTCCGCCTCCCGCCGCTTGTCGCCGCCGTCATCGCGGCCGCGCTCCAGACGGCCGTTATCGGCTATATGGTGGAGGGGCGTGCCTCCATCCTGCGCAGCGGCGCGGACATCAGGCTGAAGACGCTGCCCGTCGATCCGCGCGACCTTCTGCGCGGCGACTACGTGATCCTGTCCTATCCGGTCTCGACGATCCCGAAATCCATCGTGACCGGCGAGAGCCCGAAGGGCGGCACGCGGGCGCGCCTCTTCGTGCGCCTGAAGCCCGGCGCGGACGGGCTCTGGACCGCGGCCGGGGCGAGCTTCGCCACCCTGCCGGCCGAGGAGGGCAGCGTCGTGCTGCGCACGCTTCCCTTTGATTATTATGAGGGGTCTGACGGTGGCGTGCCGGATACGCTCTTCGTGCAATACGGCATCGAGCGCTATTATGTGCCGGAAGGCGAGGGCAAGGTGCTGGAGGAGGCCCGGAACCATGAGGAACTGGAAGTCGAGGCCCGGGTATCGAAGGACGGCACCGCGCAGATCGCCCGCCTGATTCTCAAGGGCGAGCCGCTCTACGAGGAACCGCTCTATTGA
- a CDS encoding DUF1127 domain-containing protein — translation MNPIRIAKNWMSYRRTMNELGNLSNHTLSDIGLTRHDIRDIASRSFR, via the coding sequence ATGAACCCGATCCGCATTGCAAAGAACTGGATGTCCTACCGCCGCACCATGAACGAGCTCGGCAACCTGTCGAACCACACGCTCTCGGACATCGGCCTGACCCGTCACGACATCCGCGACATCGCTTCGCGTTCGTTCCGCTAA
- a CDS encoding DUF1127 domain-containing protein produces MNLARSFNNWRKYRQTVNELGRMTDRELRDLGIGRSDIPYIARKASN; encoded by the coding sequence ATGAACCTGGCACGCTCTTTCAACAACTGGCGCAAGTACCGTCAGACCGTCAACGAACTCGGCCGCATGACGGACCGTGAACTTCGCGACCTCGGCATCGGCCGCAGCGATATCCCGTATATCGCCCGCAAGGCTTCCAACTAA
- a CDS encoding DUF2157 domain-containing protein: MYRGRLERDLKLWATQGLIDAQTAGRLLKEYDSRESAFSVGRVLMMIAALLVAAAVLLLVAANWDAVPRLARLVGILALIWGAYLAGGFLIARGAERLAAAFLVLGTLAFGGAIALVGQMYHLSGDTFQAMLVWFAGAVVAAALFRSGAVTAVAGVLAFVVAGVDWTQSSNADETVLLWLMPLMAAIVILLVRYSGADRVRHLAYLLLVVWLAYIYGENETPGTAIAIAVFGAVAYLLAAVPQSPLHALARSAGAAPAFYSYLVLLLGLLVLHAEFNGVADRLLVGIVTLGAAIAGIALSGKENGAVRYLGYAAFAAETLYLASETIGSIIGTSGFFLIAGFVVALIAWAVIVMERRFSRTEPKVEA; the protein is encoded by the coding sequence ATGTACAGGGGCAGGCTGGAACGCGATCTCAAACTCTGGGCGACGCAGGGCCTTATCGATGCGCAGACGGCCGGCCGTCTACTCAAGGAATACGACAGCCGCGAAAGCGCCTTCAGTGTCGGCCGCGTGCTGATGATGATCGCCGCGCTGCTTGTCGCGGCGGCCGTGCTTCTGCTCGTCGCGGCGAACTGGGATGCCGTTCCCCGTCTCGCGCGGCTCGTCGGCATCCTCGCGCTGATCTGGGGCGCGTATCTGGCGGGCGGTTTCCTGATCGCGCGCGGCGCCGAGCGGCTGGCCGCCGCCTTCCTGGTGCTCGGCACGCTCGCCTTCGGCGGCGCAATCGCGCTGGTGGGGCAGATGTACCATCTCTCCGGCGACACCTTCCAGGCGATGCTCGTCTGGTTTGCGGGCGCGGTCGTGGCGGCGGCGCTCTTTCGCTCCGGCGCCGTCACCGCGGTTGCCGGCGTCCTCGCCTTCGTCGTTGCGGGCGTGGACTGGACGCAGTCCTCCAATGCCGATGAAACGGTGCTGCTTTGGCTGATGCCGCTGATGGCCGCCATCGTCATCCTTCTGGTGCGCTACAGCGGGGCCGACCGGGTGCGCCATCTCGCCTATCTGCTGCTTGTCGTCTGGCTCGCCTATATCTATGGCGAGAACGAAACGCCCGGAACCGCCATCGCCATCGCCGTCTTCGGGGCGGTCGCTTACCTCCTCGCCGCCGTGCCGCAATCGCCGCTCCATGCGCTTGCCCGCAGCGCCGGCGCGGCGCCGGCCTTCTATTCCTATCTCGTGCTGCTTCTCGGCCTTCTCGTCCTGCATGCGGAATTCAACGGCGTCGCGGACCGGCTTCTCGTCGGCATCGTCACGCTGGGCGCGGCGATTGCGGGCATCGCGCTTTCCGGCAAGGAGAACGGCGCGGTGCGCTATCTCGGTTATGCCGCCTTCGCCGCAGAGACGCTGTATCTCGCCTCGGAAACCATCGGCTCGATCATCGGCACGTCCGGCTTCTTCCTCATCGCCGGTTTCGTCGTGGCGCTCATCGCCTGGGCGGTGATCGTGATGGAGCGGCGCTTTTCCAGAACAGAACCGAAGGTGGAGGCCTGA